Within Pungitius pungitius chromosome 18, fPunPun2.1, whole genome shotgun sequence, the genomic segment ATCCACACAGACGCGTGTACAGAAATGGGGCAGGGGCTCCAAGGCACAGGGGAGAACACAGACTCCATGACGGAGGCAGTGCCCGACCTGACTCACCCCCAACTGATCCCCAGGGGGGCCGACATGATGGAGGACATGAGTAGAGCGCTGCCGAATGTATCCAACGGGTTCAACGGCATGTCTACCCGAAACACGGGGTCAACCGAACAGTAAGATTCACCATCCATTCACCATTTTTCCCTATTTCTTGGTGTTTTACCTTGTGACAGCCCAGTGGTAATTCCAGTTTAGCTATTTATGTGGAGTCAGATTTACCAAAATTAAGTTCAATTTCACATGTTTCACAAAACGTTGGATTGGATCTAGTCAAATCCTCATTCGTCTTCACGTCGCCATTCTGTCCACCAGGAAGCCCGTCTCCCCTCCCAGGACACCGGTCAGCCACTCCTCAGCGTCATCTCCCCTGACAACAGTCGGGCGGGGCGATGTGTGCGCTCCTGGTCAGTTCATAGTGCGTGCACCGCATCCCTCTCAGGCGTCAGAGCTGTTCTATCAGGAGTCCCACTCTGCATATGACACGCCCCATTATCAGCCAGCCTGTGAGTCAATTGTTAAATAAAAGTTTCAATTAATAAGATAGAACTTTATAGTTTTAATGGGGAATAATGTGGTCATCTATCCATCTTCTTACACCCTTTCTCTCCGGCAGGTTCCTACTACCAATCTACTCTTCACCCTCCTCACAAACCCTGCATGGCTCGCTTCCTTCGCTCCTCCAACGTCCCAGAATCCTCTCTGCCGCCCTCCATTGGCCCTCTCCCGTCCTCCTACCCCGGCGACCCTCAGGCGCCACAccccacttcctcctcttcttctgggtACCCGGCCAGAGATCGGATGGGAGGCCCTGCTTTCCATCACCACCCGGGGCAGCCTCAATACGGGCCGCTGACTTCTACTCACGGTGTTTACGCTCCCCTCTATGACAGCAGGAGAGTCTGGAGGCCTCAGGTGAGCCGTCCTCTCACAGTCAAGCTGCTGGTCATTAACTTCTGTGGCTTACTCTGAAACTGATGATTATGGTCACTAACAGCTGTACCACAGAGAGGATGCCCGGAGTAACTCGCTGCCTCCAGAGGTGCTGCATTCCTCCGTCTACCAGCCTCCACTCAGGGAGAGATTCAACTCTCTAGACAGCAACTACTGCTCTGGAGCTGAGCACCGTGCGGGTCTAAACAGGGTAGGCGGAAATAACGTGCATCGCGACGCCCTGGGAAATActctcctctgattggctgcgggGATTTCATTTTTTAGATGGTGCATCGCTGTTTTAGTTTAAGTCACATACCATGCCATATGATCTGTTATCAGACTATAATAACCTCGGtctattttaattattgattGTTTATTGATCTACATTAGGCCATGCAACAATTAGAAAACAATGCTCTCCCCCGAAGGTTGCATTGAAAGGATTTTACTTTCGTTAAGCATCTGGCGTAAAGCTTCAGGAGTTCTTTTCAGCAACATTTcctttgcttttgtttctctttttacacCCACATATAATCTCACCTCTACACTCCCTGCCAGCCACAGAGCTGCAGTTTTGTAGCTTCAACCTCCTCTGTAGTCCTCCCACTGCTCACCCAAATACGTTTCCGCCTCCCCCACTCTCGTCTCTCCTTCTCACATCATCACATTGCATTACCAGTTTGACTACCGCAGCTTTGCAGTACATTCAACCAAGAGTGCTGTCAGGCCATCATACCTGCGACATACATTATTAATGAAGTGCTCAGTCTCCAAGATATCCTTTTTTATTAGggtacattttctttctctttctttctttcttattttttattgacaATGCAATGCAATACAGTGCAATAGCCCTAATACAGTTTGCTGGTGGAGTGGAGAGGTTCTTACATTTTACGACAGGCTGATACAAAACCAAAAAGAGCATCGTTGGGATCATTAATAAACAGTTCTGGAGGATTTAAATTAAATGGGCACATTAGAAGATTGgcagtttttatttaaaagctatTGTCTCGCCTTGTCTTCGGCGGCTCGTTTATATTGTTTCCCCCTCTCAACATCTTCAGAAATGACCAGCTTAACGGGACATGGCCAGTCATAGCACCTAGAAATGGGTGAACTGACAGATTTTTATTCTTATTCAAGTACTTTTGTTACTGTATGTGTTAGTCATCAGCGTTCCACGATGGCCTCAGTCAGATGTTTGGTCACCAAACTGGTAGTTAGGATGTTTGCAAATACATAACTCAGCTTCCCAACCGCTCCCTCTTCAGGATTATGGCCGCGTTCCTCTTGGCTACGAGGATCTGTTCAGAAGGAAGCAGGAGCAGTGGgctcatcaccaccaccatcataaCGCCAACAGGCCCTCCCAGTCGTCCCCCGTCTTCACCATCGATTTTGCAACCGAGGTAGCAACCAAGCATGAGACACGACATATGTGCACACGCGTATACACACTGGGGCATTGTTCAGGGTGTTGGTGGGCATGACGATCAAAGATCAAAGTGTCACCATGACTGGTTTGTTAATAGTTTCCCCGCAGCCCCCTGAATCTGAGAGGAATAAATTACTTTTGTGATTAAccgtttttaaaatatgtagGATTAAATTCCTATCCCAAAAGCTCAGTTGTGCCCAATGCTATTTTGGTGGGGGATAGTTGCTTAGCAACTGTGGAGGGAGATATCATAGCAATGCACAATTGTTGCgtatgtgtgggtgggtgtgtgagtgagagagagagagagaaatggcgAATGCGAGAGGAGAGACTTTAACAAGCAGTGACTCAGGCTTTCGGCGGAGTAAAGCTTTGTTTAACAGCGTGTCAGATCTTCACAGATTCCTGTGAAGATATCCAATTTCCAACTGAGCACCGATTAAAGAAGCCATAAGTGACTGTGATGTAAAATCTCAAATTTGATTTTGATGCCTCTACATAACGAGCATAAACCGAGAGACGAGGATCAGCAAAGTAGCTCCACGTCAGCAGTACAAGTGGAAGCCATAGCTCTAACTTGTAAGTGCCCTTCTGCTGGTATGAGGTGTGTAAGCCCCTTTGAAACTTGGGGCTCAGGCTTAATATTCATTTGACATCACACCCCTGGGCAATATAGAGTCTCATGTTCACCTAATCTGCATCTTTTTGGACTGTGAGAGTAATTGCGGCGCTGAGTCATTGTGTAATCCCATCCAATtcaatgtattttgtgttgcctgaaataaaaaaatataaacctGCGAGTTTGAGGGTTTTTACAACTATACATATGCGACATCCTCTGACCTGGAACAGAGGAGGAATGAACAATGTGTCCGATGCATGAGACAGAAATGAGTCATATATTGTAGCCGTAGTGGATGTACTACAAAAGCAATCATAACAACGGGAGTAATGCCGTCAGCAATAGTTCTTCCCAGCAGCATTTCTTCAAGGTGTCCCGCTCCTCCTTTCAGCATGTGGAGAGCAGCGGAGGCCCGTGTGTGGGGTGCAGGATGCGGGGCGAGGAAAGCTTGGCGCACTACTCTCCGTGGTCCTGCGGCCCCATCGGCTCCTGCCTCAGCCCCTTTGAGCCCGAAGCGCTCGCACACACCTCGGCTCAGTCCTGCTCGGAGCATTCGGTGAGACTCTTCCCACATCCGCAAGTAGGCGCATGCACACATCTAAAGAcaaatcttttttgttgttgtcgtttttATGTTGATGTCTCTGCGGCAGCGAATGGAAGTGTTCCAAACGGCGTCCGTGTTTTTCTCACGTAGGAGTTGGACAGCGAGGGAGGCGGCGTCAGTCATGTCGGGAAGCGATGGCTGCATTCGTTGGATCATTACCGGCGCTTGAAGGAAGAGGATCCCATCATTCCCTTCAGCGAGGGGCCCATCATCTCCAAGTGGGGGGCCATATCCAGGGCATCTCGCACGGGCTACCACACCACCGACCCCATCCAAGCCAGGGCCTGCCAGGGCAGCGCCAGTACTACACCCATCAGCTTCAAAGGTTAGGAGGGTTACAGAAGCCCTTTATCTTTTACATTTCCCCACTTCGTTTTTTTCCTGCAGATTCATTTCTATTTAGCTAGTTAGTTAAAGTCTCAAAAATCTCCTCAACATTAGgtttctttgcttttctctcAAAGATTACAGCCACCACTTGGATCACAGCGACTACAGGTGGAGCCCCAGAGGGTCAGACTCCTCCAGTCACTCCAGTTTCCTAGAGAGGTACTACCCTTATATCACAGATTTATCTCAGAAACACGTCTGCTCTCACTTGACTGCTCTCATCCCGCCTCTCCGGTCTCACTGGGCTGCAGTATTGTCCTCTCTCTTGTCGAGATAATAAAATGGTGCTGCTTGCTGGTTGATTAGAACCCTACTGGGCAGACAAGAGATGGAGTACGTAAAGCCCTGTGATCAGATGCCtgtagaaaaaaagatttacaagATACTGAGATCTAATgactatttttatttctactcaAAGCTGTCCTTTTACCAGGGCATCAATGCACAGTGCcttgtaattattttatttgactcaTTATTCATCATACGCTCTTGATGCCAGAGATGCCCTTGAAGATAACAAATGATGAGATTGTCTGTATTTGTATGCGTTTTAGTGAGCAGCTCTGTGCCTCCGCGCTTCACTGCCGCCGGACTTCGTTGAGCAGCGGGGAGAAAACGACGTCTGATCGGCAAGCCCCTCCCACTGTCGCCTGTAGCCGGGGCCGGGACAGGGCCGAAAGCGAACCGGACCCGGAGCGAGACATTGAGCTCGAACTGTGCGCTTTTGACTTGGAGGACTCAGACTGCCACGAGATCAAGTCTCAGGTTGGTACAATGAAGTCAATCACACCTGGGTGTGCAGTAAAGTCACTTAGACACCAGAGCAGGTGATGCTGCTCGAGTATATCTGAGAGGGGGTTTTTTGGAGAGGGGAGTTGCGGTCATTGAAAGGTGTCTAGGTCAAAGCGGCGACTCGACTCAAGTGCCCGTCTCTGCCTCCCAGGAGTCTTTAGACGTGGCCCCGCCGCAGTCTCAGGAtgcctcccacctcctcccaccactctgctcctctgccctcctctcctctccagtgGAGGAGTATCCCAACACAGAGGGCCCTCTGACGGAAAAGATGGACGCTCACCTGCTGAAAAAGATGGCCCTCAGGTGAACGACCACGTTAACGACTCGGCGTTCATTCCCcttcttttgttccttttttttttaccttccttCCCCTCTTTCGGTTTTCTAGGCGGTCTCTGTCTCCCGGAGGGTTGGTGTCAGGTGGTCTGTCCGTCGGCAGGCTGGTGCTGCGTGCCGGTCCTCAGCGACCGGGGGACGCCGCGGCGCGGGCTCGTCCGGAAGCGCCCGGGACCGAAATGCTGCTCAACGGAAGCTAAAGGGGGAACACAAAGTCAGAATCTAAGTGAGAGCCGAGTCGCTTGCTCGCACCTCGCCAATCTACAGCTGCACACGGAATTTAGGAATTCAGTGTTtaaccccaaaacacacacgacCCGTTCACGCTAACAGTAGACGCTGAACTTGACCTGACATCGTAGCCGTCTGGTTTACACATTGTTTAGTTTGTTGTCATTCAACCAAACGCTTATTTGGGAGAAAAGCTTTTCATGCCACTTTTGAAgtatattttactgtttttttttatttttcataatctTTTCCTCTAGTCGTTCTTTTTTTAGAAAGACTAAGATGCCAACAGACCAAATTTCGTCTCTGCCCCAGCACGGTTGTGGTTGAGCACGCTGGATATTAAGTAAAAGTACAggaatattttttataatgtgatgaatatgaatatgatacATTTAATATATGTAATTGCTCTCTAGTTTGTGTCTGTTTACACCAAGGCAGGTGAAAGTTTAAAGACACGTAGCTATCCAAAGCACTCCTAACATCCTAGAAATATAAAAACTGCAGAAAACACAGTGTCATGTTATTCTCTGGATTCCTTTGACTTTCATGAGATGACAGAAGCCAACGGCTAAGTAATTAAAACCATTAGTCTGTGATAAATGATCACTGGGCAACAAATGGTCACTGAAGTACAGGAGGGATGACAACAAAACTAAGATGTTAATTCAGTAGATTTCTACACCAGCCACTTGAACTCACAATCGATCTCAAAAGCGTTTCTCTCATCTTTGTGTGCCTGCAGTGGCTCTTCTGTTTAATCCTCCTGACAGTTATAAGCTATAGGGACACTCTCACTggtctctctctgacacacacacacacacacacacacacacacacacacacacacacacacactctcaccaaCCCACAGAAGATACACACACGCAAGACAGTGgccttcctcttcttcgtctTAAACAGACCTAAACATTGATCTCGGATCAATGACTTGTGTCCAAGTCCACTGACGGACGGGCGGTCCTTTTTCTGAGGGGTTCTTTTTCATGTAAACCTGATCTCAGAAACTGGAAATCACATTTTTGTAAGCTCGCGGCATTTTCTGTGCTTTCCAGTCTGTTCACGTCTACGTACAGTGTCAACAACAGCGGGGGGTCGTGCATGATGTTTCAGGTTGAAGCTTACACAAGTGAGGGACACCACTTcttgtgttttgtctttctttctttcttttttgaaaatgtttggtTTCTCTTATTTGATGCTTTGCTAACTTCTGTGAAGTTGTATGTCGGGGTATTTTGTATCAGGATCTGTGTTACTCTTATTTTGTTTGCTATATTTTAGagacaaaaactgaaaaaaactgtCTTGTGGCATGTCACTACGCTGTCTCGTCCATGTTCTGCTCTCTGGGGGATTTTCATCAGCCCGGCTTTGCTTCACTTCCTTTTATAGACACAAGGCGTTCTGTCACGTGTGGCTTTGTTTTAATGActtaaacaaaaacaggaactcatttttaaatatagagGATTTAAAATCATGAGTTTATTTATATCCTACTATGAATCTTATGAGGTTTGTTTAGAATGAGAAGAGGATGGCTGacttatatttaaatgtttacagcTTCTTCCGtcatttcttctcatttaaGCAACTGCACCTTTTCCAAAAATGATCTTCTCAGACAGATTATACATAAAATCCCATTTTAGAGGATGGCAAATGTGAAGTACATGTGAAGATTATTGAGTATCAATTTAGAACTTTATTTAATCTGAAtgattatttaaacatttgGCTGTTTAACCTGTTTAGAGTTTCTCTTCCACCCACACGGTAGACAAAGTGATTCAAAAATCAATGTGATAATCTTTGGAAAACTCTGTGTTTCGTGTGGAGATTAAGCTGCTCTACATCATAACATCAGCTCAGCTACCCACCCTCACTCTGCATCTGTTTACAACTTCCAACTTTGAAGTCACGTGACGTTAAGTGCCATTTTGTGTACAGTTTATTCCGTACATGCAATTGTCGCACGGCTTTTCATAATATTCAACTGTGAACTGCGTAGTCGAGGTAAGAAGTGAGATACTTGTTCAGCAGTTCTGCTTTGTTCCACTAGAGGAGGCTGGATACTGACCCGTCTGAATCGCTCAGGGAAGACTTAAGTTGCTCAGCTACTTTTTTTACATCCATCACTTAAATATTCTGTGGAAGATTTTACTTGAACTTCCTTTGCTTAAGAAAAAACCCGACCCTTTCATCCAAAGCATAACAGGTTAGAGATGATATTGTTTACCAATGTTTACtttgccagtgttttctttctctctcagtatCATTATTGGCTTTGCTACTCCTGTTTTAATGGGAAAGGGCTGGGCACAACTGTACGTAACAGCAGTATTGTGTGTATTGAACTAACGTCAAAGTGATACTCCCTGTTTCCTATCAAGTGTCTATAGGGCACTTCTTTAGTGGCCCACTGCACTGATTCCTACTCCATCACTGCCATTGGGTGCACTCTGCCCGCCCCCACCCTCGagtccccccttcccccccccccccatcctcccggGCATCCCTGCGTCATGCATGCGATATAGTCTCTCTTGTGAGGGCAAAGGAGTATTGATGATTCTGTAGTTGTGATACAACACACCCAGCGCTGTAAGAGTTCTGCACATGCCCACTGTGTGGCCACGTCAAGTGCTGAAGTTTGCTTGCAGCATTTTACTCATTTGTTCATGAAGATTCATTCTTGTTTGATAgggattatattattattattacgatTATTATTGTTACCACCACAttgggttgttgttgtggtaATTTTCCTCTTCGGTATATTCTAAGACAGCttatttgttttgaatttgATAATTTGCTGAAACTGTTTTTTATTAGACCAGAAAGTGTCTCATTATTCTATATTATATGGGAAAAGCCTATTTGTTGATTGTGAACCATATGATAAACTGATGTTTTCTGACTATTCATGTCTGTATTAGACAATTTATTTGCAAAATCTATTGTTCGATTGAAACgtaaatgaattattaagagATGGTACACATCCGTCATTGTGTACAGTCTGGCACCATCATTGGATGGACTTAAATATAGACGCTCATTTATACAACCTGTTATTACCAGATATATTTCAATGTTTAAGTCTCTGGGGCAGTTTTGTAACGTTTCagaatgaggaaaaacaaataccTTCAGAGACAGCATATCTAAAATGTTCCCATAATAAATAATACTGTTACGTATTCCATTTATTTCCTTGGAAATATCACACTGTGAAAGGTTTCCCTTTTACTGTCGTAAACGCAGGACCGGAGTAGGTCGGATCTACGATGACAATGATTTATGCGCTGTTGACAAAACCTTTTTGAGAATTctttgactgactgactgattcTGTGAATATTCTGGTTTGTTTATCTGTGTTACACTGATTTGCAGACAGCTTGGCCGAGCAGAAGATGGAATTATGAAAAGGCACATCAAATTGCATGCCACAATAAACAGCAAATTACGTTCCTTTGTGATTACTGTCCTGATTTATGAACATTGTATTATGATACGAGACGTTCAGTTTTAAATTTTTCTCGTTTAAGAATAAGTATTTTTTTCTCTACTTGCTGTTAATGAGgcagttttttcccccaatATAGAGTacaacacacatttacagaAGCCAGAGTGCATCTTTTTCCCATTCTTAGATTGacctttcattttttatattcacCAAAAACGTTCTTCTTGGGCTATTGAAATGCTAAAAGACTTGACTGTCCGCATTGTGTTCAACTGTAGAGACGATGCCAATATGTTCTAAATGTGACGGCTGCTTGGCTCATATACTTTAATCAGGTTATCTCATGGCTTTTGCCATAGTGTTGTTGTATTCTAGTATTCCAGGAAAGCAAGAGGTTAGCAAACACAAAGGGGGAAGcttaaaatctaaataaatactCTCTGTAAAAATATCAGATATTCTACTACAAATCCATACAAAAAGGTCACTAATGAAAGATGAACACTTAAAACAGTCAGGCccaaatttacattttcacttTCTCAGGTCGACGTTTCTTCAGATTTAACTTTTTTAATGATCTTGTCTTGAGCATCCGTTGATGAAGACTTGAGTTAAATATATTCAACAGAACTACGACTTAGTTCAACTTTACTGCTGTGATATGTAAGACTTGACTCCCTAGAGACACAACCTCATATTAGACCTCCAAGTGAAAAACTGATAAAATCTTGCAccaaaaaaataacagaaatcgCCCTTGAGTCTGATTTTAAAGACTAACTTTTATTTCACTCCAGAAAAGT encodes:
- the rc3h2 gene encoding roquin-2 isoform X2, with the protein product MPVQAAQWTEFLSCPICYNEFDSSGHQPISLGCSHTVCKTCLHKLHRKACPFDQTPISTDIDLLPVNCALLQLVGAQVPDVQQVSLSSAAEVENYEVCKVCVEELAVYLKPISGAKGVATLSPSVLSRPMQRKLVTLVNCQLVEEEGRVRAVRAGRSLGERTVTELILQHQNPQQLSANLWAAVRARGCQFLGPAMQEDALKLVLLALEDGSALSRKVLVLFVVQKLEARFPQASKTSIGHVVQLLYRASCFKVTKRDEDSSLMQLKEEFRTYEALRREHDAQIVHIAMEAGLRISPEQWSSLLYGDLVHKSHMQSIIDKLQSPESFAKSVQELTIVLQRTGDPANLTSLRPHLELLANLDHNADAPAPSWEELESVMLAVKLVVHGLVEFIQNFSKKSHDAPQPQANSKYKTSMCRDLRQQGGCPRGTNCTFAHTQDELEKFRLRNKKSSSVGRAFPLAPGVMGKTFTMEGSIHTDACTEMGQGLQGTGENTDSMTEAVPDLTHPQLIPRGADMMEDMSRALPNVSNGFNGMSTRNTGSTEQKPVSPPRTPVSHSSASSPLTTVGRGDVCAPGQFIVRAPHPSQASELFYQESHSAYDTPHYQPACSYYQSTLHPPHKPCMARFLRSSNVPESSLPPSIGPLPSSYPGDPQAPHPTSSSSSGYPARDRMGGPAFHHHPGQPQYGPLTSTHGVYAPLYDSRRVWRPQLYHREDARSNSLPPEVLHSSVYQPPLRERFNSLDSNYCSGAEHRAGLNRDYGRVPLGYEDLFRRKQEQWAHHHHHHNANRPSQSSPVFTIDFATEHVESSGGPCVGCRMRGEESLAHYSPWSCGPIGSCLSPFEPEALAHTSAQSCSEHSELDSEGGGVSHVGKRWLHSLDHYRRLKEEDPIIPFSEGPIISKWGAISRASRTGYHTTDPIQARACQGSASTTPISFKDYSHHLDHSDYRWSPRGSDSSSHSSFLESEQLCASALHCRRTSLSSGEKTTSDRQAPPTVACSRGRDRAESEPDPERDIELELCAFDLEDSDCHEIKSQESLDVAPPQSQDASHLLPPLCSSALLSSPVEEYPNTEGPLTEKMDAHLLKKMALRRSLSPGGLVSGGLSVGRLVLRAGPQRPGDAAARARPEAPGTEMLLNGS
- the rc3h2 gene encoding roquin-2 isoform X1, whose protein sequence is MPVQAAQWTEFLSCPICYNEFDSSGHQPISLGCSHTVCKTCLHKLHRKACPFDQTPISTDIDLLPVNCALLQLVGAQVPDVQQVSLSSAAEVENYEVCKVCVEELAVYLKPISGAKGVATLSPSVLSRPMQRKLVTLVNCQLVEEEGRVRAVRAGRSLGERTVTELILQHQNPQQLSANLWAAVRARGCQFLGPAMQEDALKLVLLALEDGSALSRKVLVLFVVQKLEARFPQASKTSIGHVVQLLYRASCFKVTKRDEDSSLMQLKEEFRTYEALRREHDAQIVHIAMEAGLRISPEQWSSLLYGDLVHKSHMQSIIDKLQSPESFAKSVQELTIVLQRTGDPANLTSLRPHLELLANLDHNADAPAPSWEELESVMLAVKLVVHGLVEFIQNFSKKSHDAPQPQANSKYKTSMCRDLRQQGGCPRGTNCTFAHTQDELEKFRLRNKKSSSVGRAFPLAPGVMGKTFTMEGSIHTDACTEMGQGLQGTGENTDSMTEAVPDLTHPQLIPRGADMMEDMSRALPNVSNGFNGMSTRNTGSTEQKPVSPPRTPVSHSSASSPLTTVGRGDVCAPGQFIVRAPHPSQASELFYQESHSAYDTPHYQPACSYYQSTLHPPHKPCMARFLRSSNVPESSLPPSIGPLPSSYPGDPQAPHPTSSSSSGYPARDRMGGPAFHHHPGQPQYGPLTSTHGVYAPLYDSRRVWRPQLYHREDARSNSLPPEVLHSSVYQPPLRERFNSLDSNYCSGAEHRAGLNRDYGRVPLGYEDLFRRKQEQWAHHHHHHNANRPSQSSPVFTIDFATEHVESSGGPCVGCRMRGEESLAHYSPWSCGPIGSCLSPFEPEALAHTSAQSCSEHSVRLFPHPQELDSEGGGVSHVGKRWLHSLDHYRRLKEEDPIIPFSEGPIISKWGAISRASRTGYHTTDPIQARACQGSASTTPISFKDYSHHLDHSDYRWSPRGSDSSSHSSFLESEQLCASALHCRRTSLSSGEKTTSDRQAPPTVACSRGRDRAESEPDPERDIELELCAFDLEDSDCHEIKSQESLDVAPPQSQDASHLLPPLCSSALLSSPVEEYPNTEGPLTEKMDAHLLKKMALRRSLSPGGLVSGGLSVGRLVLRAGPQRPGDAAARARPEAPGTEMLLNGS